In one window of Erythrolamprus reginae isolate rEryReg1 chromosome 1, rEryReg1.hap1, whole genome shotgun sequence DNA:
- the RHAG gene encoding ammonium transporter Rh type A, with translation MHRSNSFSTNMRIRFPVVAILLQVIIIILFGIFVRYQPADRWTQPSVNIGLYPIFQDVHVMIFIGFGFLMTFLKKYGFSSVGINLLIAALGLQWGILLQGFWHMHSNTVHNTIESMINADFSTAAVLISFGAILGKTSPVQMLILTIFEITIFVCNEHLVVNVLKATDTGASMTIHAFGAYFGLAVARLLYRPGLKNGHPKEGSVYHSDLFAMIGTLFLWLFWPSFNSAIAKSSEEQQRAIMNTYFSLAACTVTTFAFSILVEHRGKLDMVHIQNATLAGGVAVGSCADLDILPVGALLIGSIAGIISVLGYKYLSPLLASHLKIQDTCGVHNLHGLPGLLGGIASIIAAAVQVNNISVGMQAAALGCSVAIAMAGGAFTGLIISLPFLGQPPDQNCYDDSVYWEVPIEGGAPLGSNTDDEEDPRKLTVEA, from the exons ATGCACCGCTCAAATTCTTTCTCCACCAATATGCGGATCAGGTTCCCTGTTGTTGCCATTCTTTTACAAGTgatcattatcattttatttgGGATATTTGTGAGATATCAACCAGCGGACAGATGGACCCAGCCATCAGTCAATATAGGATTGTATCCAA TCTTTCAGGATGTTCATGTGATGATATTTATTGGGTTTGGTTTCCTGATGACCTTCCTGAAAAAATATGGCTTCAGCAGTGTTGGCATCAACTTGCTCATTGCTGCATTGGGCCTTCAATGGGGCATCCTCTTACAAGGATTTTGGCACATGCACTCAAATACTGTCCATAATACCATTGAAAG TATGATAAATGCAGACTTTAGCACAGCAGCTGTCCTGATCTCATTTGGAGCCATCCTGGGGAAAACAAGTCCAGTTCAAATGCTGATTTTAACAATATTTGAAATTACTATATTTGTCTGCAATGAACATCTTGTGGTGAATGTGCTAAAG GCCACAGATACTGGAGCATCCATGACTATTCATGCTTTCGGAGCTTATTTTGGGCTGGCTGTAGCCAGACTCCTCTACCGTCCGGGCTTGAAAAATGGACATCCTAAAGAAGGTTCTGTTTACCATTCAGACCTGTTTGCTATGATTG GTACTCTTTTCCTTTGGCTCTTTTGGCCCAGTTTTAACTCAGCCATTGCGAAATCATCAGAGGAGCAACAGAGGGCAATCATGAACACATACTTCTCTTTAGCAGCATGCACCGTCACCACGTTTGCTTTCTCTATTCTGGTTGAACACCGGGGCAAACTGGACATG GTACACATTCAAAATGCCACCTTGGCAGGTGGTGTTGCTGTGGGTTCATGTGCTGATCTGGATATCTTGCCTGTTGGGGCTTTATTAATTGGTAGCATAGCAGGAATCATCTCAGTTCTTGGATATAAGTATTTATCT CCATTGCTGGCCTCGCATCTGAAAATTCAAGACACATGCGGTGTCCATAATCTACATGGCTTACCTGGGCTTTTGGGAGGCATTGCAAGTATCATTGCAGCTGCTGTGCAGGTTAACAA TATATCTGTTGGGATGCAGGCTGCTGCTCTAGGCTGTTCTGTTGCAATTGCTATGGCAGGAGGAGCATTTACAG GATTAATAATCAGCTTGCCTTTCCTGGGACAGCCACCTGATCAAAACTGCTATGATGACTCTGTATATTGGGAG GTTCCCATTGAAGGAGGAGCACCTCTGGGAAGCAATACAGACGATGAAGAGGATCCCAGAAAACTCACTGTAGAAGCATAG